A single Candidatus Poribacteria bacterium DNA region contains:
- a CDS encoding tetratricopeptide repeat protein: MIKNMRATFSIFLIFLISIGCNTDAPQREVNPQYAAHYQKGMDALDMNNFTEAEKAFQMCLQIDTNAHDARMQLARTYVRQQKWGLAEETLQELIGRLKDIGVRNPSYKDQLSKAYLTLAQVFSYQQRFSDSTTALTNALEVNPDDTEARIRLGYFLGAPQQMLVPDLSASKRQFEQVLELEPNNLEAMLQLGLAEFRLGEADKAAERFENIIRNYRRHSGAYYYLGVYHLRHGAPEKAVENFKESLRLKPRDPETLWNLWTAYSELGGYPADLPEEFKIKPWEGFITPNSVKEDSPFIDVASDLKMDKVDGGRGSAWGDYDNDGDLDIVAVGTYQPHALFRNNGDGTFTNTADQAGIADSRGGWGSLFADYNNDGYPDLYITRGGWSGPAENTLYHNNGDGTFTDITHTAGVADPQSSFCAAWADYDNDGYLDLYIADGVIGDGAANVLYRNNGDGTFTNTAAVAGVADTGNSLGTAWGDYDKDGHIDLHIVNFGQSNVLYRNNGDGTFTDVTPTTGMNLPVTDPFVTFFLDVDNDADLDIFISNSGSFQAFIAGQITGTAPHDGDRQVLYRNNGDGTFTDVTRESGLYHAFGAMGANFEDINSDGYLDIYLATGAPQMGRLERDALFRNNGDGTFTDATAALGLGNIGKGHGVTFGDVDTDGDVDIYVPVGGAFIGDQWHNLFYRNRGTGNNYLTLKLVGVKSNRDGIGAKVTLHIGDDVIYREVSGGCGFGSTNSLALEIGLGEHTKVDTLEIVWPSGQVDTHRNLSVNQKLEVIEGASL; this comes from the coding sequence ATGATTAAAAATATGCGAGCAACTTTTTCTATTTTTCTTATCTTCCTCATCAGTATCGGTTGCAATACGGATGCACCGCAGCGTGAAGTTAACCCACAATATGCGGCACACTATCAGAAAGGCATGGACGCGCTGGACATGAATAACTTCACCGAAGCGGAGAAAGCGTTCCAGATGTGTCTGCAGATTGATACTAATGCTCACGACGCACGCATGCAGCTCGCACGGACCTATGTCAGACAGCAGAAATGGGGGCTTGCCGAAGAGACCCTGCAGGAATTGATAGGGAGGCTTAAGGATATCGGGGTTAGAAACCCCTCCTACAAGGACCAACTTTCAAAGGCATATCTAACGTTAGCACAGGTTTTCAGCTATCAACAACGTTTTTCTGATTCCACAACTGCCCTCACCAATGCTTTGGAAGTAAACCCTGACGATACCGAGGCACGCATCAGACTCGGCTATTTTTTAGGTGCGCCGCAACAAATGCTCGTTCCGGATCTCTCAGCCTCCAAACGACAGTTTGAACAGGTGCTGGAACTCGAACCGAACAATCTGGAAGCGATGCTCCAACTCGGTTTAGCCGAATTCCGGCTCGGTGAAGCCGATAAAGCCGCTGAACGGTTTGAAAATATTATCCGAAATTATCGTCGGCATTCGGGCGCGTACTACTATCTCGGCGTCTATCACCTCCGACACGGCGCACCTGAAAAAGCCGTTGAGAATTTCAAAGAATCCCTCCGTCTTAAACCTCGTGACCCCGAAACTTTGTGGAACTTATGGACGGCATACAGTGAACTTGGCGGCTATCCAGCAGACCTACCGGAAGAATTTAAGATTAAGCCGTGGGAGGGGTTTATAACCCCGAATTCTGTAAAAGAGGATTCTCCATTTATTGATGTCGCATCCGATTTAAAAATGGACAAAGTCGATGGCGGGCGCGGCAGTGCATGGGGCGACTACGATAATGACGGAGATTTAGACATTGTTGCTGTCGGCACGTATCAGCCACACGCGCTCTTCCGTAATAACGGCGATGGCACCTTTACGAACACCGCAGATCAAGCAGGCATTGCCGATTCGAGAGGCGGTTGGGGTTCACTCTTCGCAGATTACAATAACGACGGTTACCCCGACCTCTATATTACTCGTGGAGGTTGGTCGGGTCCAGCAGAAAACACGCTCTATCATAACAACGGCGATGGTACGTTCACCGATATTACGCACACTGCCGGTGTCGCGGATCCGCAGAGTAGTTTCTGTGCCGCGTGGGCGGATTACGACAACGATGGCTATCTTGATCTCTATATTGCAGACGGTGTTATCGGTGATGGTGCTGCCAATGTCTTATATCGTAACAACGGTGATGGCACTTTCACGAATACAGCAGCGGTAGCCGGTGTAGCAGATACAGGCAACTCCCTTGGAACTGCTTGGGGGGATTACGATAAGGACGGACATATCGACCTGCATATTGTCAACTTCGGACAATCCAATGTGCTTTACCGCAATAACGGTGATGGTACGTTCACCGATGTCACCCCGACGACCGGCATGAATCTCCCCGTTACGGATCCCTTTGTTACCTTCTTTCTCGATGTAGATAACGATGCGGATCTGGACATCTTCATCTCAAACTCGGGTTCTTTTCAAGCCTTCATTGCGGGGCAAATCACGGGCACTGCTCCCCACGATGGGGATCGACAGGTGCTTTATCGCAACAATGGGGACGGCACCTTTACAGATGTCACCCGTGAATCGGGACTCTACCACGCTTTTGGTGCGATGGGCGCGAACTTCGAGGACATTAACAGCGACGGTTACCTCGACATCTATCTCGCCACCGGCGCCCCGCAGATGGGACGCCTCGAACGCGACGCACTCTTCCGCAACAACGGCGATGGCACCTTTACAGATGCGACGGCTGCTCTGGGTTTAGGAAATATCGGAAAAGGACACGGCGTAACTTTCGGTGATGTCGATACGGATGGCGATGTTGATATCTATGTCCCCGTCGGCGGAGCGTTTATCGGGGATCAGTGGCACAATCTTTTTTATCGCAACAGGGGTACTGGAAACAACTATCTCACCCTGAAACTCGTCGGGGTTAAAAGTAATCGAGATGGCATCGGTGCTAAAGTAACCCTGCATATCGGTGATGACGTAATTTATCGGGAAGTCAGTGGTGGATGTGGATTTGGATCAACCAACAGTCTGGCACTTGAGATCGGGCTTGGGGAACATACAAAAGTCGACACACTTGAGATCGTCTGGCCCTCTGGTCAGGTTGACACACATCGAAACCTGTCCGTCAACCAGAAATTGGAGGTTATCGAGGGAGCAAGTCTATGA
- the pncB gene encoding nicotinate phosphoribosyltransferase: MSERICNLPKSALLTEDNMALFVDYYQLTMGQADFKVQNDKPSVSDGTANYYVREVPQGQYLIAAGLEQVIHYVLNLRFTDAALDWLAQRGDLSADYLASLQDFRFDGSIFAVPEGTLVFPNEPIINVTGRSRDVQLFETYLLCVMNFQTLIATKASRIVESARGRPVFDFGARRAHGRDAGILAARASFIGGASGTSLVLAGHSFDIPYVGTMAHKFISERPTELDAFRDYATAFPNSTTLLIDTYDTLQGARNACIVAKEMEARGARLRAVRLDSGNILTLSQEVRRILNAEGLDYVQIIASHELDEFQIDRLLKNGAPIDSFGVGTRLATGANFNPLTDKGSTSALGGVYKLVESDGKPVGKQSLDEPSKATIPGRKQIYRVTDTDGDYVKDCVTLWDEPISEGQPLLIPIIQNGELVYDFPNLRDIRTQTTVELKRLPDSHKGLTEAEPYLVELHPTLKNLFF; the protein is encoded by the coding sequence ATGAGTGAGCGTATATGCAATTTACCCAAGTCTGCTTTGCTCACAGAAGATAATATGGCACTCTTCGTTGACTATTATCAACTCACGATGGGGCAAGCAGATTTCAAGGTCCAGAACGACAAGCCCTCGGTATCAGATGGCACGGCAAATTACTATGTTCGAGAAGTCCCGCAGGGACAATATCTTATAGCGGCTGGATTGGAACAAGTTATCCACTACGTCTTAAATTTACGGTTCACCGATGCTGCGCTCGATTGGTTGGCACAACGCGGCGATCTGAGTGCTGACTATCTCGCCTCTCTTCAGGACTTCCGCTTTGATGGCTCAATTTTCGCTGTCCCTGAAGGTACGCTTGTCTTTCCCAATGAACCTATTATCAATGTCACGGGTCGCTCCAGAGATGTCCAACTTTTTGAGACTTATCTGCTTTGTGTTATGAACTTTCAGACCCTGATTGCCACGAAGGCCTCACGGATCGTAGAATCTGCAAGAGGCAGACCCGTATTCGACTTCGGTGCGAGGCGCGCGCACGGAAGAGATGCTGGGATTCTCGCGGCTCGTGCTTCCTTCATCGGTGGCGCGAGTGGGACCTCGTTAGTGCTTGCCGGACACTCTTTCGATATACCTTACGTCGGCACGATGGCACATAAGTTCATTTCCGAACGTCCTACCGAGTTAGACGCCTTCCGCGATTACGCTACCGCCTTTCCGAACAGCACAACGCTTCTGATTGATACGTACGATACACTTCAGGGGGCGCGAAATGCTTGCATTGTCGCAAAGGAGATGGAGGCACGTGGGGCACGATTGCGCGCCGTCCGGTTGGACAGCGGCAACATTTTAACGCTCAGTCAAGAGGTCCGGCGTATCCTTAATGCCGAAGGGCTCGATTATGTCCAAATTATCGCAAGCCATGAACTTGATGAATTTCAGATAGACAGGTTGCTCAAAAATGGGGCACCGATTGATAGTTTCGGGGTCGGCACACGGCTCGCGACGGGAGCGAACTTCAATCCACTCACGGATAAAGGCTCTACGTCCGCCCTCGGTGGCGTTTACAAATTAGTTGAGAGTGATGGCAAACCCGTTGGAAAACAATCACTGGATGAACCGTCCAAAGCAACTATACCCGGCAGAAAGCAGATTTATCGTGTCACCGATACTGATGGCGATTATGTCAAGGATTGTGTGACACTTTGGGATGAACCAATCTCCGAGGGACAGCCGCTCCTTATTCCGATTATCCAAAACGGGGAACTGGTATATGATTTTCCGAATCTGCGCGATATCCGGACACAAACAACCGTAGAACTCAAAAGATTACCGGATTCTCATAAAGGTTTGACAGAAGCCGAACCGTATCTTGTGGAATTACATCCGACGTTAAAGAATTTATTTTTTTAA